Below is a window of Trichocoleus desertorum ATA4-8-CV12 DNA.
GAACGGAGTCGGACAATAATCTATCGGGCATACAGACAACTTCTTCTGATGAGGTAAAATAGGGGCATGAGTCAAGTCCTGACTATCTCCTGCAAACTCAAGGTCGACGAGTCGCAAGCCCAAAAACTGGATGCGACACTCGATGCTTTTGGGCTTGCGTTGAATTGGGTTAACCAAAACACGCCTGAGCAGATAGTCAATGCAGTGAAGCTGCAATCTCTTTGCTATTACGAAGTTCGCGCTCGTTTTGGTCTGTCGAGCAACCTGGCTCAACAGGTATGCAGACGAGTGGCAGGCTCTCGAAAAGTTGCGAAGAAAAAGAACCGCCCAGTCAAAGCATTCAGGATTGGCTTTGTCACGTACGACGCTCGAATCTTTTCGTTTCGAGAGAAGGACTGGACGGTTTCGCTCACCACGGTTGAGGGTCGTGAGCGGTTTGAATTGGCAATTGGCAACTACCAAGTCGGGGCGCTCAAAGGCTCTAGCCCAAAATCTGCCACGTTGGTTAAACGGCAGGATGGTTCCTACTACCTTCAAATCTGCCTGGAGTCGGAACCGCCACCGCAAAAGAACAAAGATGTTTTGGGCGTAGATTTGGACAGGACTGACATTGCCTATACTTCTGAGGGGCAAACCTGGGAAGGCAAGAGTCTCCACAAAGTGCGTGACCACTATGCCAACTTGAGAGCGAAGCTCCAACACAAAGCCAGTAAGGGCACACGCAGTACACGCCGTCGAGTGCGTGAACTGCTGCAACGGTTGTCTGGTCGTGAGCGTCGATTTCAAGCCTGGTTGAATCACAACATCTCGAAAAGTCTCGTTCAAACTGCCAAGTCTAAGCAAGCCAGCATTGCGCTGGAAGACTTGACGGGTATCCGTGAACGCACAAACCAACAACCCCGCAATAAAACCGAGCGGAGACGGTCGAACAGTTGGGCCTTCAACCAACTGCG
It encodes the following:
- a CDS encoding transposase, translating into MSQVLTISCKLKVDESQAQKLDATLDAFGLALNWVNQNTPEQIVNAVKLQSLCYYEVRARFGLSSNLAQQVCRRVAGSRKVAKKKNRPVKAFRIGFVTYDARIFSFREKDWTVSLTTVEGRERFELAIGNYQVGALKGSSPKSATLVKRQDGSYYLQICLESEPPPQKNKDVLGVDLDRTDIAYTSEGQTWEGKSLHKVRDHYANLRAKLQHKASKGTRSTRRRVRELLQRLSGRERRFQAWLNHNISKSLVQTAKSKQASIALEDLTGIRERTNQQPRNKTERRRSNSWAFNQLRLFIEYKALGAGVKVVMVNPAYTSQTCHQCLRIHPIQGESYRNGKWFACGHCGWHGDADLNGARNIKTIGLSVIQPGGSWLSCKMAGGLLKLPGLLQSPRCTV